Proteins from one Gimesia maris genomic window:
- a CDS encoding DUF1559 family PulG-like putative transporter, which produces MKTYVYYLISIVVIIATFILYLMYEDAVQRRSLKEYVAKINTKRQIKNIGLAVKYYNETYPSGLISPETNTKPVALNWRVRLLPFLGEHILYQQIISQQKSNADTRIADSMRPAPNVYVSPAEEIAGKIDNKSGMTSIFLLRLSKQEFIDAYQDSFPDMEFIYKAYKDLSQEELSEEALFVVLAPEITDDWMQLQTNFDDPEFRNRILNMKNIYLADLEGNVWSK; this is translated from the coding sequence ATGAAAACCTACGTTTATTATTTGATCTCTATCGTTGTCATCATTGCCACTTTCATCCTGTATCTAATGTACGAGGATGCTGTCCAGCGAAGGTCTCTGAAAGAATATGTCGCGAAAATAAATACCAAAAGACAGATAAAGAACATCGGGCTTGCAGTAAAGTACTACAACGAAACCTACCCTTCCGGATTGATATCCCCAGAGACCAACACAAAGCCTGTTGCACTGAACTGGAGAGTGCGATTGCTTCCGTTTCTGGGTGAGCACATTCTTTATCAGCAGATCATATCTCAGCAAAAATCAAATGCAGATACCAGAATTGCCGATTCGATGAGACCTGCTCCAAACGTCTATGTTTCACCAGCAGAAGAAATCGCCGGGAAGATCGATAACAAATCTGGTATGACTTCAATCTTCTTACTGAGACTTTCAAAGCAGGAGTTCATAGACGCATATCAGGATTCCTTTCCTGACATGGAGTTCATTTACAAAGCATACAAGGATCTGAGTCAGGAAGAACTTTCAGAAGAAGCCCTTTTTGTGGTATTGGCGCCCGAAATCACAGATGACTGGATGCAGCTTCAAACCAATTTCGACGATCCTGAATTCAGGAATCGGATTTTGAACATGAAAAACATATACCTGGCTGACCTGGAGGGAAATGTATGGTCAAAATGA
- a CDS encoding sigma-70 family RNA polymerase sigma factor codes for MNSQELLQMYQAGQSEAATAIFDRYVARLIALARSRIGSKLGRRVDAEDIVQSAYRSFFVHASGDEFQLKEAGDLWRLLASITLNKLYGQIEKHTAAKRSIHHEDPTDLATAAARTPEPSAEEVVAIIEELHTVIRELPPEERMVLTASLQGQENPKISKSVNRSERTVRRLLANARRKIEQRLLPGDTTNDGSPTAVVEYEAPLLYADYVLEQLLGSGGMGKVFRARVKGTKQKVAIKSLHKARQSDPRAVAQFVKEAQLLTGLHHVNIVRVEGLGRFPGGGYFMVMDYVEGIDLQSQLKVQPFSIKAALGILKSVTDAISYAHDKGIIHCDLKPGNILQDKNGNVLVTDFGFAFLIADGNTVENSIGGTAGFIAPEILSRQSLPTPATDNYSLGVLLWTLITGRLPEKPFTHRSREKELKAVSSVVKRCLSDDPRERYQTISELQQELMAIL; via the coding sequence TTGAATTCACAAGAGCTGCTGCAGATGTACCAGGCGGGCCAGAGCGAAGCGGCGACTGCCATTTTTGACCGCTATGTCGCCAGGCTCATCGCCCTGGCGCGCAGCCGCATTGGTTCTAAACTGGGTCGTCGCGTTGATGCCGAGGACATCGTTCAATCGGCCTATCGCAGTTTTTTTGTGCATGCCAGTGGTGATGAGTTCCAGCTGAAGGAGGCAGGTGATCTGTGGCGACTGCTGGCCAGCATCACGCTGAACAAGCTGTATGGTCAGATTGAAAAACATACAGCGGCCAAAAGAAGTATTCACCATGAAGATCCCACAGACCTCGCCACTGCAGCAGCGAGGACGCCGGAACCGTCGGCTGAGGAAGTCGTCGCAATCATCGAAGAACTGCACACGGTAATCCGGGAACTTCCGCCCGAAGAGCGTATGGTCCTGACGGCCAGCCTCCAGGGTCAGGAGAACCCGAAGATCAGTAAATCCGTCAACAGATCAGAAAGAACGGTCCGCAGATTACTGGCAAACGCCCGGCGGAAGATTGAACAACGACTGTTGCCTGGTGATACGACAAATGATGGCTCCCCAACAGCCGTGGTGGAGTACGAGGCGCCCCTGCTGTATGCAGATTATGTTTTGGAGCAGTTGTTGGGCTCAGGTGGGATGGGAAAGGTTTTTCGAGCCAGAGTGAAAGGCACAAAACAGAAGGTTGCCATCAAGTCACTTCACAAAGCACGTCAGTCTGATCCGCGCGCGGTGGCCCAGTTCGTCAAAGAAGCACAGCTGCTTACCGGGTTGCATCACGTCAATATTGTACGCGTCGAGGGACTCGGTCGATTTCCGGGGGGTGGATACTTTATGGTCATGGACTATGTGGAGGGCATCGACCTGCAGTCTCAACTGAAAGTACAACCGTTTTCCATCAAAGCCGCGCTGGGCATTCTCAAAAGCGTGACGGACGCAATCAGCTACGCGCATGACAAGGGAATCATTCACTGCGACCTCAAACCGGGGAACATCCTGCAGGACAAAAACGGGAATGTTCTGGTGACCGATTTCGGGTTCGCTTTCCTGATCGCCGATGGTAATACGGTGGAAAACAGCATTGGAGGCACTGCGGGATTTATCGCCCCGGAGATATTGAGCCGCCAGAGTCTGCCCACACCGGCAACAGACAATTACAGTCTGGGTGTACTCTTATGGACGCTGATCACCGGCAGACTGCCCGAGAAACCGTTCACACATCGCAGTAGGGAAAAGGAACTGAAAGCCGTTTCCAGTGTGGTAAAACGCTGTCTCTCCGATGATCCCCGGGAACGCTATCAGACAATTTCCGAATTGCAGCAGGAACTGATGGCGATACTATAA
- a CDS encoding ferredoxin family protein has protein sequence MAYVVTAACSGCKYTDCVVVCPCECFHEGDQMLYIDPEECIDCDACRTECPVNAIFYEDDVPDQWREYIQINAEMAAKTPPITERKAPLK, from the coding sequence ATGGCCTACGTTGTGACCGCCGCCTGCTCTGGCTGCAAATATACAGATTGCGTTGTCGTCTGTCCCTGCGAATGCTTCCACGAAGGAGACCAGATGCTTTACATCGATCCGGAGGAGTGCATTGACTGCGACGCGTGCCGCACCGAATGTCCTGTGAATGCCATTTTTTATGAGGACGATGTCCCGGACCAGTGGAGGGAGTATATCCAGATCAATGCAGAGATGGCGGCTAAGACTCCTCCGATTACTGAGAGGAAAGCCCCTTTAAAATGA
- a CDS encoding tetratricopeptide repeat protein, with protein sequence MYATEKDLDKLTRCYEIQRWDEGLCLSQSLLKQFPHDGRVWELSGMLFRELTSFKLAQNALETATTLIPLSDRAQLALADCYLHFGQRQLAGEMFQFLYEKVGIAPQLHSELKDRLQKLSDSEHQSDGWEPADLQRPKLTAEHHYNLAHSMGYLGYPPECVEQEILRAIELAPDCLEYRIGLAGFLSQLHRAEEGYQYVARLSLQEISRLECECCLERLVKVFHAGGDHRRLLACMDRVEEVKRAQRKRKCINNDEE encoded by the coding sequence ATGTATGCCACAGAAAAAGACTTGGATAAACTGACGCGTTGCTACGAAATACAACGCTGGGATGAAGGGCTCTGCCTGTCTCAATCCCTGCTGAAACAGTTTCCTCACGATGGACGCGTGTGGGAATTAAGCGGCATGCTGTTCCGCGAACTGACCAGTTTTAAACTGGCCCAGAACGCGCTGGAGACAGCCACTACTTTGATCCCCCTCTCAGACCGGGCGCAGTTGGCGCTGGCTGACTGTTATCTGCACTTCGGTCAGAGACAGCTGGCGGGGGAGATGTTTCAGTTCCTGTATGAGAAAGTGGGAATCGCTCCGCAGTTGCATTCCGAGCTCAAAGATCGGCTGCAGAAACTCTCTGACTCTGAACATCAGAGTGACGGATGGGAACCGGCAGACCTCCAGCGACCCAAACTGACCGCCGAGCATCATTACAACCTGGCTCATTCGATGGGGTACCTGGGTTATCCCCCGGAATGCGTTGAACAGGAAATTCTGCGTGCGATTGAGCTGGCGCCGGATTGCCTGGAGTACCGCATTGGTCTGGCAGGTTTTCTCAGCCAGTTGCATCGGGCCGAGGAAGGTTATCAGTATGTCGCCCGGCTGTCATTGCAGGAGATCTCTCGTCTGGAGTGTGAGTGTTGCCTGGAACGTCTGGTGAAAGTATTTCACGCCGGCGGCGACCATAGACGTCTACTGGCCTGCATGGACCGAGTCGAGGAAGTAAAACGTGCACAGAGAAAAAGGAAGTGTATCAATAATGATGAAGAGTGA
- a CDS encoding Kelch repeat-containing protein, whose translation MSTHRISVGMLALAIFLTAPPLTQAGTPQQKKSKQGTKPASQSESDSKRAALHQALPEPLTSFGAAVLGDYLYVFSGHDGDAHGEGRDLLADHFRRIKVDDPEANWEELAKHHPAQSTALVTDGKYLYRIGGLSFLNTSGEETNFNSTQFFSRYDVEEDKWTELAPLPEPRSSLDAAVLGRSIYVAGGWNLQGKSSRDAPWHEDILRFDLDHSEAGWQTMKGPGYNTRAISLAAYDGKIYLLGGIGERGISRKVSVYDPQTDSWSDGPELKADSSTAGFATSSFATGGHLYYTGGSGIVYRLNADQTDWEVADRLLFPRMFLRLLPLSEQRLIALGGTSMNAGRIGIVESLRVDSDKNKYLKQVSWSVKFDGQAKQSQLLVLDGLKLYAFGGNNSRAPHDFTKETLVDEAFVFDIARQTVKKLPAMPQALQSGSAVSLSQTSEHESIFVTGGMGFEGNEFASLKEIFRFDPESQTWSKSPVQLPQPRAMFHAVTYEDAIWSFGGSMVGKDRELLKTIVHWWGDDSKPAPLPGVSLPTPRRSFGGAVLNDQYYLVGGLSQDSGIAKTVDVFHFKERTWKTAAAPNTPRVFPSLVAAGGKLFLFGGFTNVDGHFSPARSLEVYVPQTDQWTVVAEELNGIDPSMTMFDLNGRLLFYGIDKTEDGLARFVLLDPAPETAPEQVASMSFGSRRRDPAQQAKQEAMSLMRKDTDKDGKLSSAELGERMADFVKKADQNTDGFVTVEEAAAVIENENRSEASENRQGRPGQPSRDKSNKPDEKKQDEKRPAEKKTKQESADKKTP comes from the coding sequence GTGAGCACTCATCGAATCAGCGTGGGAATGCTGGCGCTGGCCATATTTCTGACAGCGCCCCCACTGACGCAGGCGGGAACGCCGCAGCAGAAGAAATCAAAGCAGGGAACCAAACCCGCTTCGCAGTCTGAATCAGACAGTAAACGGGCGGCCCTGCATCAAGCATTGCCGGAGCCTTTAACCAGTTTTGGAGCGGCTGTGCTGGGAGATTATTTATATGTCTTCAGTGGTCACGACGGCGACGCCCACGGCGAAGGCCGCGATCTGCTGGCCGATCACTTCCGTAGAATCAAAGTAGACGACCCCGAGGCAAACTGGGAAGAGCTGGCGAAGCACCATCCGGCGCAAAGTACGGCACTGGTGACCGATGGGAAATATCTCTACCGGATTGGCGGGCTTTCTTTCTTGAACACGAGTGGAGAAGAGACCAACTTTAATTCGACTCAATTTTTCTCACGATATGATGTTGAAGAAGACAAGTGGACGGAACTGGCTCCGCTGCCAGAACCACGTTCTTCGCTCGATGCTGCAGTGCTCGGTCGATCCATTTATGTCGCGGGGGGCTGGAATCTGCAGGGGAAATCCTCGCGGGATGCCCCCTGGCATGAAGATATTCTGCGATTTGACCTGGATCATTCTGAAGCAGGCTGGCAGACAATGAAAGGGCCTGGATATAACACGCGGGCCATCTCGCTGGCCGCATACGATGGAAAAATTTATCTGCTGGGAGGAATCGGGGAACGGGGCATCTCACGAAAAGTCTCCGTCTACGATCCGCAGACCGACAGCTGGTCTGACGGTCCCGAATTAAAAGCAGACAGTTCCACCGCCGGTTTTGCTACCAGCTCCTTTGCCACCGGCGGACATCTCTATTACACCGGCGGTTCGGGCATCGTTTATCGCCTCAATGCTGATCAGACTGACTGGGAAGTAGCAGACCGTCTCCTGTTTCCACGCATGTTTTTACGACTGCTGCCTCTATCCGAGCAGCGACTGATTGCCTTGGGGGGAACATCGATGAATGCGGGGCGGATTGGTATTGTCGAATCGCTGCGCGTGGATTCAGATAAAAACAAGTATCTCAAACAGGTTTCGTGGTCGGTCAAGTTTGACGGACAGGCAAAGCAGAGCCAGCTGCTGGTACTGGACGGACTCAAGCTCTACGCGTTCGGCGGGAATAACAGCCGCGCACCACATGACTTTACCAAAGAAACCCTGGTCGATGAAGCGTTTGTCTTCGACATTGCCCGGCAGACGGTCAAAAAGCTGCCGGCGATGCCTCAGGCCCTGCAGAGTGGCAGTGCCGTTTCCCTGTCACAGACCAGTGAGCACGAATCAATATTTGTAACCGGAGGCATGGGCTTTGAGGGAAATGAGTTCGCTTCACTCAAAGAAATATTCCGCTTTGACCCCGAGTCCCAGACCTGGAGCAAGAGCCCGGTGCAGTTGCCCCAACCGCGTGCCATGTTCCATGCCGTGACTTATGAAGATGCCATCTGGAGCTTTGGCGGCAGTATGGTCGGTAAAGATCGTGAACTGTTGAAAACCATCGTGCACTGGTGGGGCGACGATTCCAAACCGGCTCCGCTGCCTGGCGTCAGTCTCCCCACACCCCGACGTTCGTTCGGAGGTGCGGTACTGAATGATCAATACTATCTGGTAGGTGGTCTGTCGCAAGATTCCGGAATTGCAAAGACCGTGGATGTCTTCCATTTCAAAGAACGAACATGGAAAACCGCAGCTGCTCCGAATACGCCTCGCGTCTTTCCCAGCCTGGTTGCTGCAGGTGGCAAGTTGTTTCTGTTCGGAGGCTTTACGAACGTTGATGGTCATTTTTCGCCTGCACGGTCGCTCGAAGTGTACGTTCCCCAGACGGATCAGTGGACAGTGGTCGCCGAGGAGCTGAACGGCATTGATCCTTCCATGACCATGTTTGACTTGAATGGTCGTCTTCTGTTTTATGGCATTGATAAAACAGAAGACGGCCTGGCGCGATTTGTATTGCTGGATCCTGCACCTGAAACGGCCCCGGAACAGGTTGCCTCCATGAGCTTTGGGAGCAGACGCCGTGATCCGGCGCAACAGGCCAAACAGGAAGCAATGAGCCTGATGAGAAAAGATACCGACAAAGACGGCAAACTCAGCAGTGCCGAACTGGGAGAACGCATGGCGGACTTTGTCAAGAAGGCAGATCAGAACACTGACGGTTTTGTGACCGTAGAAGAAGCAGCGGCCGTCATCGAGAATGAGAACCGGTCCGAGGCTTCTGAAAATCGTCAGGGAAGACCGGGGCAACCGTCCCGGGACAAAAGTAATAAACCCGACGAGAAAAAACAGGACGAGAAAAGGCCCGCTGAGAAGAAAACAAAGCAGGAGTCCGCGGACAAAAAAACGCCCTGA
- a CDS encoding DUF2271 domain-containing protein: protein MNVSRLLLLTVIVPASLLFAGRTSAEEYLFQHEHVLGTSLELRVHASSAELAEQAENAALKEIDRLAKILSRHDPASELMQWQSSTKQRSVSQDLLTVLTRAEKWRRLTGGAFDVRAGAFVELWKQSAQAQQLPAEEQRRQIAVTLATAPWNIDAAGAIQRNDKLAISLDALGKGYILDAVCRKIQTDCPGVTGLVINIGGDLRKVGAAPVEIAIANPVDTSENASPLMSFQQTGEIALATSGGYQRYFEIAGRKYSHLIDPRTGFSAEQIQSASVIAATAMDADAAATVVSVLGTTAGLALIESLEGFECLLLTNNGTVQASSGWPAGNADWQASLVAAEVNRNANEKSTAGLNVDFTLKRPEGGRYRRPYVAVWLEDEDGFPVKTALLWMQTKQPGPRWHRDLTRWYRNDRFRKLAENKELIGTISAATRGPGQYQARFDGTDNQGKPLPHGKYTLYIEAAREHGTYQIIRKPVELRADPISKQGLEENVEIGNVSFEYIPWATK from the coding sequence ATGAACGTTTCAAGACTGCTGTTACTGACGGTAATCGTGCCTGCCAGCCTGCTTTTTGCGGGCCGGACGAGTGCGGAGGAGTACCTTTTTCAACACGAACATGTTCTGGGAACCTCGCTGGAACTCCGCGTGCATGCGAGCTCTGCTGAGCTGGCAGAGCAGGCCGAAAATGCGGCACTGAAAGAAATTGATCGGCTGGCGAAAATCCTCAGTCGACACGATCCAGCCAGTGAGTTGATGCAGTGGCAGAGCAGTACAAAGCAGCGATCCGTTTCTCAAGACTTGCTGACTGTTCTGACCAGGGCTGAAAAATGGCGACGGCTGACCGGCGGTGCATTCGATGTCCGTGCCGGTGCGTTTGTAGAACTTTGGAAACAGTCAGCCCAGGCGCAGCAACTGCCGGCGGAAGAACAGCGGCGTCAGATTGCTGTGACTCTGGCAACCGCGCCCTGGAACATCGACGCCGCAGGGGCGATTCAACGAAACGATAAGCTGGCCATCAGCCTGGATGCGTTGGGCAAAGGCTATATTCTGGATGCTGTCTGCAGGAAGATTCAGACAGACTGTCCCGGTGTCACCGGGCTGGTAATTAATATTGGTGGTGATCTCCGCAAGGTGGGAGCGGCGCCCGTGGAGATCGCGATTGCCAACCCGGTTGATACTTCCGAGAATGCATCCCCCTTGATGTCGTTTCAGCAAACTGGCGAAATCGCTTTGGCAACCAGCGGGGGTTACCAGCGTTATTTTGAAATTGCCGGTCGAAAGTATTCGCATCTCATTGATCCGCGCACGGGCTTTTCCGCCGAGCAGATTCAAAGTGCCTCTGTGATTGCAGCGACTGCCATGGACGCTGACGCCGCAGCCACGGTTGTTTCGGTACTCGGAACCACGGCAGGATTGGCGCTGATTGAATCCCTCGAGGGTTTTGAATGCCTGCTGCTGACGAACAACGGAACTGTTCAGGCTTCTTCCGGCTGGCCCGCGGGCAATGCGGACTGGCAGGCGAGCCTGGTCGCGGCTGAGGTGAACAGGAATGCAAACGAAAAGTCGACCGCCGGTTTGAATGTGGACTTCACATTAAAGCGACCTGAAGGAGGCCGCTATCGACGACCCTATGTGGCTGTCTGGCTGGAAGACGAAGATGGCTTCCCCGTCAAAACCGCGCTGCTCTGGATGCAGACCAAACAGCCCGGCCCCCGCTGGCACCGTGACCTGACGCGCTGGTATCGGAACGATCGTTTTCGTAAACTGGCCGAAAACAAAGAACTGATCGGCACCATTTCGGCCGCGACGCGTGGCCCCGGTCAATATCAGGCGCGCTTCGATGGCACCGACAACCAGGGCAAACCGCTGCCTCACGGCAAGTACACATTATACATCGAGGCTGCACGCGAACATGGAACCTATCAGATCATCCGCAAACCAGTCGAACTGCGAGCCGATCCGATCAGTAAACAGGGGCTGGAGGAGAATGTCGAAATCGGCAATGTGTCATTCGAATACATTCCCTGGGCGACGAAGTAA